taggagttccatactacggtaattctggggcgctccaggggttaaatgtaatgcccgtgttacaacaacgccatatgcaacatttaattactttttaaactaaatttcttttacaaaaaaaaaacgatattttttttttttaattagtttatgccatttagttctcttagcgccacttgcaccatcccactaacccggggttagccggtctaaccgttaactcagtgtcaaattgcactggtaaccatggtaacttcaggtttaacccgttaacctcgggttagtgggatggtgcaagtggcccttaaacgtacttaaccataccccgaagttaacggaattcaataaaaacatggTGTATTATGTTGTTTTACCTCCAAGCTAAGCAATAATTAGAGGCAATGAGGTGGCTGATATATGGGCAAAACGGGCGATTGAGATTGGTTCACTAAAACGGGAAACTTACAGTACTGACCTGTTGAGTTGTGCACTATCTGATATGTTTAATACATGGCAGAGGCAATGGGATATCTCTAGATTGGAGACTGGTAAACATTATGGCTGTGTACAACCTCGAATTACTCGAAAACCATGGTTCTATCGATTCCGTACTTCTCCAAAGTGGGTAATATCCACCATTTGCCGTTTACGCTTAGGCAAAGTATGTACTCCGTTATTTCTGGCTATGATTGGTGTCCGTGCGAACTCATTGTGTGAATGTGGGTTGGATGAGGGCAACTTGGACCACATCTTCTTTGCTTGTACAAAATGTAGCTACTCACTATACGATgtactacccgaaaatgttccACGACCTATATGCTTTAGCTCGCTTCTTTGCCACATGGATACTAAGCTAACTTctattctaattaaatatttacaaacaaataacataaaactcTAAATATTGTCTTATCTCTTCTAATTTAATGCGTATAATTCATGTCAATCTATACTCGTTTTATTCTAAActctatatttctatattatatatatcgttttctTCTCTTCCACTTCCTTCATGTTGGCACTACTAACGTTCTGTCATCCGCTTCCCGCTTTTTTGCTAATCGTTGTATTCGTCATGTGTTTGTCTGTGATGTTCAtaacaattatttgtttttaggtttccCCGACTACATCCTCCcaaaaatgcaaaattattaTACCGAACATTCTCCTCACGTGTGAAAGTCAACACCGACATTGGCAAATCCACCCTGTGCAAAATTCCAGGGAGTaagccagaaaaaaaaaaaaaaaaaaaaaaaaaaaaaaaaaaaaaagcaataacTCAAGGGTTTCCAAACACCGGTCTGCAGCGCAGGCTAGCCGATTCACCACGCGAATAGTGGAATATTTTAAAACCATCTGACCTGAGGACCTATAGTGAAAATAGCTCTCACAATAAGATAAGCAGATAGCAAAATTTCGGTATTCGCTTTAGGCCCTCTGCCCCCTCTGGTAACATAAAGAAATctattatttagatttttttatttattataattttttggaTACTCAgcattgtacaaaaaaaaacctaGTTTTAAAATACATTATCAGATTATCACTTAGAAAGTTCACTGGCTATGCTTTTCAAAGCCTCCGTCTGCTCCttgattaattttaatttctgcttCAAATAATcctttttaaatttaagatAGTCCTCTTTCACCTGTAGCTTCCGCTCCTCCATGTTGGTTAAGGCATCACAGTTAAAGTAGCAATTAGAATGCTTTGAACTTTTGTATTTATTGTTCTTAACTTTAATTTTTCTCCGTTCTGAGGTGAAAACTTTTGTTTCCGGAGGAGATTCGGGCTCACTAATTGATCCTGTGTATTCCATATCGTTATTAAAGCTATGGTCTTGTAATATGTCTTGATCTAACGGGATAAATTCCGGAGTCTCCTCTCGCGGCGGGCTCTCACTTTTTGTAGGAGAATCTTTTATTCTTAGGGCTTCCTGTTCAGGTGTTAAGTGATTGTTAGTTGTTGCAGGTAACTGTTTGTAAGCGTCCAAATTCCGCTTTTTTGTCATTGACCGAAGATCCTGCCAAGTCTGAAAATCGATAATACAATTTACATGCTATAGGTGTGTATTTTGCTTTAAAGAAGATAATTCAAAAGTAATACTTTTCTCCACTGTCTCCACGTCTTCTTGGCGCCGGCTATGGAATTACACTCCGTTGCTATGTTCTGCCATGTTTTCTGACAATTCTTGTATGAAATCCCTTGCCGAATATTAGTGGATAATAACTCTGGGTTCTTCCCTATTAGCTCAAGAAGCTTCTTCTTTTGGCGCGCTGTAACGTAAACGCATCTTTGCCTCTGTCTTTCCATTACTTTAACACGGATGCGGTCACCCCATATCCGGTGAGTTCTTAAGTCGATTAGAACTAACAAGCCATTGGTTTTCGAAGCGGCTGGCACAGTTAATTTTCAAAACCACACAgtttacctattttattttaataacataaataGGTATTCAACCGCAATAATGAAGGACCATTGAAGGACCGTTCTTCAgcataaataatgtataaatCTGTCAATCGATGTGTTGACTGGTTGAAAATGATATATGATCATGATattcaatatttaatttttattatgaaaactatTATAGCAGCTTCCATTAAgtaataaacaattaaaaaaggGTTAACATACTATGTAATGTCTATCTTCTAAACGACAGCCATTTGACAATACAATGTAGCTATTGCCAGTAAATAATAATGGTAGAAAATCCTTACACAGAAAATAACAAAAATCTAGTCGtagattcaaaataaaaaatagttcCATTTGTCAAAGGAATAGTAGactaaattataaaacaaagaatTTAATTAAACGTAGTATTTGTAGTTTATGTGGTTTTAGAAGTTTTTACGTTTTCATATGGCAACTATAAACTCATCCATTTTGATTTGCGTGTTGCCTGTCATCCGAGCGAATCGAAATCAGTCACTCAATAAAATTCAATGGAATAGGGAGGAAACTACGCAACTCGTgtaatttacaaataaaacgttatttagGTGTCTAATTATGATATGACAAATCTGGTGATAAACGGACAACAGTGACGGTTATAAGCAATGGCTGATTACAGTGCTAAATGTTTGCACAGTTTTCTCCGTGCCTCCTTGGGATTTCTGCTTGTGGCACAACTAGCGCAATACGTAAGTAGTTATGATGGTTTcattataataatgtttttcCGCACTGAATATCTTGCTGGAGAGCTATTCTTAAGGAACTTTTGGACGTTAATTGCTTGTAATCTCAGGTAGATTTTGGCCATGATTTACTACGTACAAACCTACCTACATCTTTGTTTGCAAAACAGTTCTACATTCGCGAAATGAGTAGACATTTTCCTAATCGTAGTTATAATTATTGGGCACGTGACTAATTGGTTGGCATTAggaatgttttaaattttatataggTATGATAAATCACATAATCATTTACCTAAAAGTAAAACGAAGGAAATAATTTTGGATATACCTATACTTTCTTTACTGGCGTCATTGTCTCATTGTATTTGCTTATATTTTTCATTCCATAACTTACTGtagttgttttatattttttatatccaCTTTGGACTCGATTTTTCCAAAAATGCTTGAAAGAATTAATCAGTTGACAATTAAAGTATATTTATATAACTATACTTTTCTCCACCTATGATCCTATTATTGTCACAGACATgttttggtataaataattttgttattgtGTTTTGCAACAATATAAAGATTGCATAACAAGGTACAATAACAAAGATTACAATTCATGCTATTTTCAGCAGGGATTGGAACCAGTTTTTTCCAAAAACTTCTAATTAACCATAtatttcgaattattttatactgcatatgtaggactcagttgtgtgtgtaggtacagactttatattattagattgcccaattagaaatgaaataattaacaaagaacgaaaaaataccggttttgttcccatacaaaaaataccagtATCCGATTCCTGATTTTCAGAAcatattatttaaaagtttACTAGCTTCTGCCTGCAACTTTGTttgcatgatgatgatgattgataaaaactgccCTAGGTCCATCCATAGTAAAAGATTTTGTTTGTACTACCAAGGGGGTCGCATCatgaaaaagtttgaaaaatactgtcCTAAATCAATTCAGAAGGTGGAGTTGGCATTTGTTGGTGTtattagatgtaatagtagtagtagtaaaacacttaaatgtacaaaaagaaacataaaacatgaaagaacacacatcattagtacaaaggcgaacttatccctttcagggatctcttccagttagaTGTTAGTTTTGCCACTGGTTAGTCCGTCATCCCTCCTGGTTCCCTTTCCCTGGAATGTCAAATTCCACAAAAGTCAAAAACCTTTGTCTTCACTTCATTTCTTTGTTTAAGAAAGTGAATGATATTGTAATGGAAATTTTTTGTAATGTGAACACATTTGTTTTATGATTACACCAAATGATTTGAGTGTTTGGACTAAATTAGTTTATCTTTCTCCTATCTAATGATATGAAAGATTTATTTACTAATGAATTTGATTAagcatatttataattattattttgaatgttttgagtcttaattttaattaaaacaaaatcatgACTGCATACTAAATAGTCATGACATTGTTATTCAAAATATCAGTCCTCATAGGAAGTAGAAGTAGTAAgtagatacagcctggtgacagacaaacggacggacagacggacactagagtcttagtaatagggtcccgtttttaccctttgggtacagaaccctaaaaactaattgTCTATGAAACCTTAAAAATGGCTGATTTTCTTTATTAGGTAACCTAATGACAGCTTTTAtactacaaataaaaatatgatagcACTGTTATCTGCATCTTAACGTTAacagcctcctagcctagtcggtagtgaccctgcctacgaagcagatggtcccgggttcaaattctggtaagagcatttatttgtgtgttcatcacaaatatttgttcctgagttatgggtgttttctatgtataagtatttgtatatgtgtatattatatatatcgtcgtctcgtacacaacacaagccttaatgagcttactgtgggactagatcgatctgtgtaaaattgttctataacatttatatttatttacttatctaCACTCTTAGCAAATTACTTACGTTTTGTGATAAGCAAGTGATGCATACTGCCATAGGCTTGTATGGAACTGATAAGTGATAACATTGTTAGGCAATACACACTCTGGTCAAAGGGGCACTTGTAGAAATAACTGATTTTATGATTTGTGATAAAAAGTTACATGAACCCGTTACATACATTTGAAACATATATTTCAAATGGTATTGAGCTCCTTAAAAGGACTTTTTGAAAATCAATGCCTGACTTAATAATAGATAGATGTAATAGCAACTCTGCTATTTTAATATATGTTACAGTaactttacatatttttatgactATACTATGAATTCTGAAGCCCCAGGGATGGACATAAGCTATTTTTTTTTGCCAGTCCAAATACTGTTGAAATGACAAACTCAAGAAATCCCTttcgggcggagccgcgggcacagcttcATAATACTTTCCTACTTGCTTCCTATACTTCATAATAATACTCTAAAACATTACCGTCACATCACCATATGTAATCATTAATCAATGTAGTCATTGACTCAATTCATAATCATGACAAATAGTCATCTTAATGACCAATCACATGTGCCGTTAAACAACGACTTCTGTATTGACAACTACCTATTTAAAGCATTTTATGCCCAATATAATCTAACCCCTAAATACATAGCAATTATTCAGATAACGAGTTCATACTTATAATGGTTTGTTGGTCAACAAGAATCCGTTTCATCACTAATCAATGCTGATTGTCTTATATGGGCCCATAACCTTATATAATCATTTTGAACTTGCCAGTATGGAGTTGCATGTACGTCAATCATTCCCAATGACTAACAATCAAACGGacaattaagattaatttaTCTCGAGCAGATGTTTGCTTATAATTGTCGCTAAACTGTTTTAGAAAGTTCTCGTTTATTGTCGTGTTTCTAAGTTGTTGATGGTGAAACTTTATACTCATCACACTAAGGTGACACATCATATTAAGGTGGAATCACAACCATATGCAGGACTAGAGCACGCAACGCTAGCGATTTGACATATAAAATATAACTCCATAAATCACAACAAACGTCTGAATGCGCGTCTCTACGCCACGCATACGGTGTAGTTCGGCCTTAAACTTAGATGAGGCAGATGCTTCAAAATGATCTATGCTGGCAACAGTCGTCGTGAAGGCCGTTTGGGGTATTCTTTGTAGTGGGCACGTTTGATGACTCAAATATGCTCTAGCCCTGAAATTGGCAACGAAACACAAGAGGGAAAGGAAgataaaatacgcaattatggctctacaaatatgATTTTGATTGTGTTGTATATTTTTGTACGCTTCGTTGTGTAACTATAAGGGCgtgattccaccagtgtgcggcacaagcatctCTGTATTGAATATGCTTGTGCCGTACAGTGCTGCACACTTACATATCTAAAGACAGCTTAAACAGAAGTTGACACTGATTATTCTCATGAGACATTAGAAGGACATTAGCGATATGAATGTTAATGCATTTGCGTTTAGTAGATTAAGGTAATACGGTGGCACGACGCCAAATACATATTCTTCACAAACGCTTGGAATTCTTCATAAACGGTAACAATTTACCATGAGGCgaaccgtatgcttgtttgccaacgATGTCTAGGAACTTACAAATAGCCATTTGTTGCTCGGTTTTAATaaaaccatagagaaaaaaatacatagagtgctcactccatacatcagttttagtgccaaaacgactattattttcgtagtcgacatctagcttCGAGTAgcagaattatcagtactgctacttgacaatagatgttgcaacgaccgaaaagtctaatgcttaacaattttcagctaatatatAGTTGGAACCGAATTAACTGGAACTCTATTTtaaactccttctgcttttatagttgtaaattgttgttcaatacaattttcgtgagtcgcgacactagagaattcttgTATCaatatcaagtagcggtactgataattctgctactcgatgctagatgtcgactgcgaaaataatagtcgttttggtaccaaaacttatgtatggagtgagcactctattcttactatatttctctatgataaaACTGTAGAATATCAATACCCTATTGGTTAACCTAACCGATAGAAAATAATTACTATTAACAACTAACCACACGCTAATATGACGCAAAACATGCCAATGTTTGTAGCAAGAAACTAATAGCCATCACACCTTTACTTGGAGATTTCTAGAGAGTCAACACGGAAACGTATACGTATCATAAAGGTAtgcttataataattataaacagTTGCATTACCACCAAGGTTGGCACGACACGTCATTGAGGGCTCATGATCGGAATATAAAGTATTTTGGTTTTCCTTTATCGCATCAAGGCTAATCGAGAAAGACGTTACTAAAGtgttacagtcacctgcaataatatgttactcttcgaaggccgcaaaaacatGTGAGCTTTAGAAATAATCTCGTGTCAGATACTTTTGCGGCCTATGTTGTgtgacatattattgcaggtataTTATGTAGCAGCGTGAGTCTATCATGTCGACCATGTGCGAGCAAAATAAATGTatacttcaattgttttaagacaTCCGAAAGTTACGAAGCTCATCCTACCGTTCGGACGTCTTAAAAATTGTATAGAAAGTTCTTGCCATTGTTTTTATCCGAAATCAAAAAAAGGTTTTGAATTTAGCAGTAATAGCAGTCTATGAATATCGCCAATTAACTGTCCATTTGTGGATCTTATGGGTGTTAAAGTTAAATGGCTACCTTCATGTGTTTTCGCTTGCAATGTGGTCAATATGGGTGTGACTATCTTTTGGTCGTCTGTGCCACCGTAGTGTCCTAACTACTGTAcagtttttgtttaatttataattGTATCCAATTCCTCGAATGTCCAATTCCCCGAATGTTCAATTCCCCAAACGTCCAATCACTGtctctctctttctctctctctgGGTTGGGGACTTGAAGGTTCAACACTCCACATCATTTTACCGTACCCTAATCAATCATCACGACCTAGGCGTCTAGCATGAGTAGTCGCGGCTCCAGAGAAACTATGTCCTTTCTTACAACATTAGCATCTTTTTTTAACGTACTGTCAAAAGAAGGAAGAAGGTTCTCTAGGTTGccaaacggaacccttataccgAACCCGTATTAATGCGTGCGAAAATTTATTCGTTTCCTGCGTTGTTTTGATGAGTCTCGTTGCAAATACGTTGACCGCTCTGATTTCACGGCACGGCTTTAAATACACCGGGATACCGAGGTAAACACTGATGTCATAACTCTTGATTTAGTTTAGTACC
This genomic interval from Cydia splendana chromosome 15, ilCydSple1.2, whole genome shotgun sequence contains the following:
- the LOC134797292 gene encoding uncharacterized protein LOC134797292 codes for the protein MERQRQRCVYVTARQKKKLLELIGKNPELLSTNIRQGISYKNCQKTWQNIATECNSIAGAKKTWRQWRKTWQDLRSMTKKRNLDAYKQLPATTNNHLTPEQEALRIKDSPTKSESPPREETPEFIPLDQDILQDHSFNNDMEYTGSISEPESPPETKVFTSERRKIKVKNNKYKSSKHSNCYFNCDALTNMEERKLQVKEDYLKFKKDYLKQKLKLIKEQTEALKSIASELSK